A single window of Nitrospirota bacterium DNA harbors:
- a CDS encoding selenium metabolism-associated LysR family transcriptional regulator — protein sequence MDIHQLKVFASVFKNRSFSKASEELNLTQPTISNHIKALEDEFNCKLFDRLGRTIMPTKEAEVLFTHSLEIIEKANTIKDAIMEVSRDLTGKILIGASTIPGVYLMPGIMAEFQKQYPSISFQIMISDSRGIIDSVSSHEMLLGIVGAKLGNDQIRYIPFVEDELIAVSSPSLAIHNHPTLKDFVALPMVIREEGSGTRRETEKFLESKGVSPDKLRIAGIFGSTDAVKQAVKSGLGVSILSRFSVADELQHNVLREISLADIQMKRRFYVVTHKKRTLPKSYEAFLEHILAKSKNL from the coding sequence ATGGATATCCATCAGCTTAAGGTTTTTGCCTCGGTTTTCAAGAACAGGAGTTTTTCGAAGGCTTCCGAGGAGCTGAACCTCACGCAGCCGACCATAAGCAACCACATTAAGGCACTCGAAGATGAATTCAACTGCAAACTTTTCGACCGGCTGGGAAGGACGATTATGCCGACTAAGGAAGCGGAAGTGCTCTTTACCCACTCGCTGGAAATAATCGAAAAAGCCAATACCATTAAGGACGCGATCATGGAAGTCAGCAGGGATCTGACCGGCAAGATCCTTATCGGAGCAAGCACTATCCCCGGCGTATATCTCATGCCCGGCATCATGGCGGAGTTTCAGAAGCAATATCCTTCCATTTCATTCCAGATCATGATTTCCGACTCCCGGGGGATTATCGACAGTGTTTCAAGCCATGAAATGCTCCTTGGGATTGTCGGTGCGAAACTTGGCAACGATCAGATAAGGTACATCCCGTTTGTTGAGGATGAGCTTATCGCGGTATCCTCTCCATCCCTGGCGATTCATAATCACCCGACGCTGAAAGATTTTGTCGCATTGCCGATGGTGATCCGGGAAGAGGGATCAGGGACGCGCAGGGAGACAGAAAAATTCCTGGAAAGCAAAGGGGTATCTCCTGACAAATTGCGTATCGCGGGAATCTTTGGTTCAACCGATGCGGTGAAGCAGGCAGTGAAGTCAGGACTGGGGGTTTCCATCCTTTCAAGGTTTTCAGTCGCGGATGAACTGCAGCATAATGTCCTCAGGGAAATATCCCTTGCCGATATCCAGATGAAAAGAAGGTTCTATGTCGTGACCCACAAGAAAAGGACCCTTCCCAAATCCTATGAAGCATTCCTTGAGCATATCCTCGCGAAATCAAAAAACCTCTGA
- a CDS encoding HAD-IA family hydrolase — protein MPVKLLMFDLDGTLVDTRRDITNALNYALQSYRRKQFTVEDTTAMIGEGITRLIEKVLGEDQRASRDAVIGNFLGYYAGHLTDYSAVYPSVRETLEALGGYKKAVISNKREGLSTRLLEALDLAKYFALVVGSDTTPHRKPSPVPVIYALEKMGVPPHEAAMVGDSNFDIEAGKDAGVTTIAVTYGYRGKEYLTGADCLIERFSDLPGILDRISSELI, from the coding sequence ATGCCGGTGAAACTTCTCATGTTCGACCTTGACGGAACCCTCGTCGATACACGCAGGGATATTACCAATGCGCTGAATTACGCCCTGCAGTCCTACCGCAGGAAACAGTTTACCGTCGAAGACACAACGGCAATGATCGGAGAAGGCATTACACGGCTGATAGAAAAGGTCCTCGGAGAGGATCAGCGCGCTTCAAGGGATGCGGTGATCGGGAATTTCCTGGGATATTACGCAGGGCACCTCACGGATTATTCCGCCGTCTACCCTTCTGTCAGGGAAACGCTGGAAGCGCTGGGTGGATATAAAAAGGCTGTGATATCCAATAAAAGGGAAGGCCTCTCGACCCGGCTTTTGGAAGCACTGGATCTCGCGAAATATTTTGCCCTGGTGGTCGGCAGCGACACCACCCCGCACAGGAAACCTTCTCCGGTGCCGGTCATCTATGCACTCGAAAAAATGGGGGTACCGCCCCATGAAGCCGCGATGGTCGGAGACAGCAATTTTGACATAGAAGCAGGAAAGGACGCAGGCGTCACCACTATTGCGGTTACCTACGGATACAGGGGGAAGGAATATCTTACCGGGGCGGATTGCCTCATCGAGCGCTTCAGCGACCTGCCCGGTATTCTTGACAGAATCTCTTCTGAACTCATATAA
- a CDS encoding outer membrane protein assembly factor BamD translates to MRISELLILLLVTLTVACSGKTAVKPPEKFDPEKTFASANEKLGQKEYEQARASFLEVKNRDMTKKYAPLAQLKIADSYVQEEEFERAVSEYQKFLDAYPDNQYASYAQYQIAMVYFNQIESSDRGYGGAAKALEEFEKLKKLFPRNPYKEDIELRIEKCRHTIAEYEFLVGEFYYKKASYKAAIGRFENLLKQYPDYKGEPDVLFLTGISYKNLGQKESASRYLSRLIEKYPDTGLAKKAKKALASLKP, encoded by the coding sequence ATGCGGATATCTGAACTACTCATTCTGTTGCTGGTGACCCTGACAGTTGCCTGTTCTGGAAAAACAGCGGTCAAGCCCCCGGAAAAATTCGACCCTGAAAAGACATTCGCCTCTGCCAATGAAAAGCTCGGGCAGAAAGAATACGAACAGGCCAGGGCTTCATTTCTTGAGGTCAAGAACAGGGATATGACAAAGAAGTATGCCCCCCTTGCCCAGCTCAAGATTGCCGACTCCTATGTGCAGGAAGAGGAATTCGAACGCGCTGTCTCAGAGTATCAGAAATTCCTTGATGCATATCCTGACAATCAGTATGCGTCATATGCCCAGTATCAGATTGCGATGGTCTATTTCAATCAGATCGAAAGCTCTGACCGGGGGTATGGAGGTGCGGCAAAGGCTCTTGAGGAATTCGAGAAATTAAAGAAGCTGTTCCCCAGAAACCCTTACAAGGAAGATATTGAACTCAGGATAGAGAAATGCAGGCATACCATTGCCGAATACGAATTCCTGGTCGGGGAATTCTATTACAAGAAAGCATCCTACAAGGCAGCGATCGGAAGATTTGAGAATCTTCTGAAGCAGTATCCTGACTACAAGGGAGAGCCGGATGTCCTTTTCCTTACCGGAATCTCCTATAAAAACCTCGGTCAGAAGGAAAGCGCTTCCCGTTATTTGTCCCGGCTTATCGAAAAGTACCCGGACACCGGGCTTGCGAAAAAAGCAAAGAAAGCTCTCGCTTCTCTGAAACCGTGA
- the bioB gene encoding biotin synthase BioB, which produces MSIREQIRHLEKKTAKGGVLSRQEAFSLTEISGSDLFFLFASANALRQHFRKNVIGLCAIVNAKSGACPEDCAFCAQSSRSRAEIEVYPLRSKKAIMQKAVEAKKSGITRFSIVTSGRKVSEKNLLRIADLLSEIRNTGLLPCASLGLLNADELSALKSAGLDRYHHNLETSERFFPEICTSHTYEDKIRTVRAAAAAGLSVCSGGIFGMGETWQDRIEMAFALRALDADAVPINFLIPIQGTALAQRARLHPFEALKIISLYRFILPRKEIRICGGRIQILGEFNSLVFAAGADGMISGNYLTTQGRSHEDDLRLMAAYSLAL; this is translated from the coding sequence GTGAGCATCCGGGAACAGATTAGGCATCTCGAAAAAAAGACCGCAAAGGGAGGAGTGCTCTCCCGGCAGGAAGCCTTTTCCCTCACCGAGATTTCAGGAAGCGATCTCTTCTTTCTCTTCGCCTCAGCAAATGCGCTGAGGCAGCATTTCAGAAAAAACGTTATCGGTCTCTGTGCGATTGTGAACGCAAAATCCGGCGCATGCCCTGAAGACTGCGCGTTCTGCGCCCAGTCTTCCCGAAGCAGGGCGGAGATAGAGGTCTATCCGCTGCGCAGCAAAAAAGCGATCATGCAGAAGGCAGTCGAAGCGAAAAAATCCGGGATCACGAGATTTTCGATAGTGACGAGCGGGAGAAAGGTCTCGGAAAAAAATTTGCTGCGCATCGCTGACCTGCTTTCAGAGATCAGGAACACCGGTCTCCTGCCCTGCGCAAGCCTCGGTCTCCTGAACGCGGATGAGCTCTCCGCACTGAAGTCGGCAGGGCTCGACCGCTACCATCATAACCTCGAAACCTCCGAAAGATTTTTCCCCGAAATATGCACCTCTCACACCTATGAAGACAAAATCAGGACTGTCAGGGCAGCTGCTGCCGCAGGCCTCTCTGTCTGCTCCGGCGGAATATTCGGCATGGGCGAAACATGGCAGGACAGAATCGAGATGGCCTTTGCACTGAGAGCGCTTGATGCTGATGCTGTCCCGATAAATTTTCTTATCCCGATTCAGGGGACAGCACTGGCGCAGAGAGCGCGGCTGCATCCCTTTGAAGCGCTGAAGATCATAAGCCTTTACCGTTTCATCCTGCCCCGGAAAGAGATCAGGATATGCGGAGGCAGGATACAGATTCTCGGTGAATTCAATTCCCTTGTGTTTGCTGCAGGGGCTGACGGCATGATCAGCGGCAATTACCTGACCACCCAGGGGAGAAGTCATGAAGATGACCTCAGGCTTATGGCTGCGTACAGTCTGGCTTTATAG
- a CDS encoding bifunctional precorrin-2 dehydrogenase/sirohydrochlorin ferrochelatase, whose translation MKKTVARSPQHDTPAVYYPLFVNLRKKRVVVVGGGKVAERKILSLLRTGAEVTVISPLLTRRIEKERMAGTIRHVRRQYRKGELKEAFLVIAATDSPDINEKVSRDAACLVNVVDTPELCNFIVPSVIKRGLLTIAVSTSGVSPALSRSIRRELEKIYGPEFSAYLKSLRSIRAEAKRTIRDPDKRGACLKALASENMLEMLRKQGPAKAVRAARDAVRKTNTP comes from the coding sequence GTGAAGAAAACGGTTGCCCGCTCCCCGCAACACGACACACCCGCAGTGTATTATCCCCTGTTCGTCAACCTGAGGAAGAAACGCGTGGTTGTTGTCGGGGGCGGAAAGGTCGCGGAGAGAAAAATACTCTCCCTGCTCAGAACCGGTGCTGAAGTGACAGTGATAAGCCCCCTGCTTACGAGGAGGATTGAGAAGGAAAGAATGGCAGGAACAATACGCCATGTACGCCGGCAGTACCGGAAAGGGGAACTGAAAGAAGCATTTCTTGTGATCGCGGCAACCGATTCGCCGGACATCAATGAGAAGGTTTCACGTGATGCTGCCTGCCTGGTGAATGTGGTGGATACCCCTGAGTTATGCAACTTTATCGTCCCGTCCGTGATAAAAAGGGGATTGCTGACTATTGCCGTATCGACGAGCGGCGTAAGCCCCGCGCTTTCCAGGTCGATCCGCAGGGAACTGGAGAAGATATACGGCCCGGAGTTTTCCGCATACCTGAAGTCCCTGAGGAGCATCCGTGCAGAGGCCAAGCGGACGATCCGGGACCCGGACAAAAGAGGGGCGTGCCTGAAGGCGCTTGCATCAGAAAACATGCTGGAAATGCTCAGGAAACAAGGACCGGCGAAGGCGGTGCGGGCTGCAAGAGATGCGGTAAGAAAAACAAATACACCCTGA